One window from the genome of Fulvivirga lutea encodes:
- a CDS encoding TetR/AcrR family transcriptional regulator has product MPKDGTPTREKILAESRALVLQNGFSGTSIDQILEKTGITKGAFFYHFKNKNVLAQALIEDFAREDRENKAAALEHSKPYINNPKERLLAFIQLFIDMMSGLEEPYPGCLYISYTYEPNQFDEEAKKVIKDIILEWRETLEMLLNDVHKTLEAKPTVDIKSLADNFNVIFEGAFVVSRALEDNELIADQLKHYKNYIKLLIQSEFRI; this is encoded by the coding sequence ATGCCAAAAGATGGAACACCAACAAGGGAGAAAATTTTAGCCGAAAGCCGTGCACTGGTACTTCAAAACGGTTTTTCGGGAACAAGTATTGATCAAATTTTAGAAAAGACGGGTATTACAAAAGGAGCCTTTTTTTATCACTTTAAAAATAAGAATGTATTAGCTCAGGCACTCATAGAAGATTTTGCGAGGGAGGATAGAGAAAACAAAGCTGCTGCACTGGAGCATTCAAAACCATATATTAATAACCCAAAGGAGAGGTTGCTGGCCTTTATTCAGTTGTTTATTGATATGATGTCCGGATTAGAAGAGCCTTATCCCGGATGTCTTTACATATCCTATACGTATGAGCCAAATCAGTTTGATGAAGAAGCTAAAAAAGTCATTAAAGATATCATTCTTGAATGGCGCGAAACACTTGAAATGTTATTAAATGATGTGCATAAAACTTTGGAAGCCAAACCAACAGTGGATATTAAATCACTGGCTGATAATTTTAATGTGATTTTTGAGGGAGCCTTTGTTGTTTCCAGGGCACTGGAAGATAATGAGTTAATTGCGGATCAATTAAAGCATTACAAAAACTACATTAAATTGCTAATTCAATCTGAATTTAGAATTTGA
- the priA gene encoding replication restart helicase PriA, which translates to MSQLELNNPSETGRETYFVDVILPVPIPKMFTYRSPADFNDYLQVGCRVIVQFGSRKIMTGIIGAIHTTPPQKYEAKSLLDILDQEPIIHPPQIKLFQWIADYYMCTLGEVMNVAIPSGLKLSSESRVQLYPDFDLYDSDFDFSDNELLLIEILEKNESLTYSEIGKALQIKNSFSIIKSLVQKDAVIIYEEIKEKYKPKKQRRIRLKSEYEDKKVLESLFKQLESQPKQEELLLAYLQHMPIYKQPELNSKGIEKSLLQTAELSASSLKTLIRNNILEEFEITISRFEDDNSPLTEIKLTENQQHAKNEILDSFKTKDTALLHGITGSGKTEIYISLIKDALESESQVLYLLPEIALTTQIVIRLKKVFGNKVGIYHSKFSDNERVEVWNGVLSGRYQLVLGVRSSIFLPFDNLGMIIVDEEHESSYKQYDPAPRYNARDVALFMAKQHHAKVLLGSATPSLESYFQAKEKKYGLIELNRRYGEAQLPSFEIADMLREGKKKTLKGEFSSLLINHLNEILEKKEQAIIFQNRRGYSPYISCEQCANIPKCTNCAVSLTYHQYKKQLICHYCGYHEPMPNECEACGSKSLKTIGVGTEKLEEDLELLIPEAKIQRMDLDTTRNKNSYERIITDFENQEIDILVGTQMVTKGLDFDHVSLVGVFDIDRMLHFPDFRAYERTFQLTTQVSGRAGRREKKGKVVIQARNVELPILKDIISNNYLKFYDEEIREREMHRYPPFTRLIGIRIKNKDKNLSHRAANRLSNLLKEQLGSQRVLGPQEPVINKIRNEYLVELLIKLERGSIDLNKVKQIIQNCSNEILNEKDLKSSKIVFDVDPY; encoded by the coding sequence TTGAGCCAATTAGAATTAAATAACCCTTCTGAGACAGGCCGGGAAACATACTTTGTAGATGTAATTCTGCCAGTACCTATTCCCAAAATGTTTACTTATAGAAGTCCGGCCGATTTTAATGATTACCTACAGGTTGGTTGTAGAGTGATTGTGCAGTTTGGCTCCAGAAAAATAATGACAGGTATTATTGGCGCCATTCACACCACGCCACCCCAAAAATATGAGGCGAAATCATTATTAGATATTCTGGATCAGGAGCCCATTATTCACCCTCCGCAAATAAAATTATTTCAATGGATTGCTGATTACTACATGTGCACCTTGGGAGAGGTGATGAATGTGGCAATTCCCTCAGGTTTAAAACTTAGTAGTGAATCCAGAGTTCAGCTCTACCCTGATTTTGATCTTTATGATTCTGATTTCGATTTCTCTGATAATGAACTATTGCTCATAGAAATCCTGGAGAAAAATGAATCATTGACTTATAGTGAAATTGGTAAGGCACTTCAAATCAAAAACAGTTTTTCAATTATCAAATCTTTGGTTCAAAAAGACGCGGTGATTATTTATGAAGAAATAAAAGAGAAGTACAAGCCCAAGAAGCAAAGAAGAATTCGATTAAAGTCAGAATATGAGGATAAAAAGGTATTGGAAAGTCTTTTTAAACAACTTGAGTCTCAACCGAAACAGGAAGAATTACTGCTGGCCTATTTGCAGCACATGCCCATTTATAAACAGCCAGAATTGAATAGTAAAGGCATTGAAAAAAGTTTGCTTCAAACAGCAGAATTATCCGCTTCATCACTCAAAACGTTGATAAGAAATAATATTCTCGAAGAATTTGAAATAACCATTTCCAGATTTGAAGATGATAATTCCCCATTAACCGAAATAAAGTTAACTGAGAACCAGCAGCATGCTAAAAATGAAATTCTTGACAGTTTTAAAACTAAGGACACTGCGTTACTACATGGTATAACAGGTAGTGGTAAAACAGAGATTTACATCAGCCTGATTAAAGATGCGTTGGAGTCAGAATCGCAAGTACTGTACTTATTGCCTGAAATTGCTCTCACCACCCAAATCGTTATCCGACTAAAGAAGGTTTTTGGCAATAAAGTGGGTATTTATCATTCGAAATTCTCTGATAATGAGCGCGTTGAAGTTTGGAATGGTGTTTTATCAGGGCGATATCAATTAGTGCTTGGTGTTCGATCCTCTATCTTTTTACCATTCGATAATTTAGGGATGATTATCGTGGATGAAGAACATGAATCATCTTACAAGCAATACGACCCTGCACCACGGTACAATGCACGAGATGTGGCACTTTTTATGGCCAAGCAGCATCATGCCAAGGTTCTGTTAGGGTCAGCTACACCATCATTAGAATCTTACTTTCAGGCTAAAGAAAAAAAATATGGACTAATAGAGCTCAACCGAAGATATGGCGAAGCTCAGCTTCCATCTTTTGAAATAGCCGATATGCTGCGTGAAGGAAAAAAGAAAACCTTAAAAGGCGAATTCTCTTCCTTATTGATAAATCATTTAAATGAAATTTTAGAAAAGAAGGAGCAGGCTATCATATTCCAAAATCGTAGGGGTTATTCACCATACATAAGTTGTGAGCAATGTGCTAACATTCCAAAATGCACGAATTGCGCAGTGAGCCTTACCTATCACCAATATAAAAAGCAGCTGATTTGCCATTATTGTGGCTATCACGAACCGATGCCGAATGAGTGTGAAGCTTGCGGATCAAAATCGTTAAAAACCATAGGCGTAGGCACAGAAAAATTGGAAGAAGATCTGGAACTACTTATTCCTGAAGCTAAAATTCAGCGGATGGATTTAGATACTACCCGAAACAAAAACAGTTACGAACGTATTATCACAGATTTTGAAAATCAGGAAATTGACATTCTGGTAGGCACTCAAATGGTGACCAAAGGCCTGGATTTTGATCATGTGAGTTTAGTGGGTGTTTTTGATATTGATAGAATGCTCCACTTTCCTGACTTCAGAGCGTACGAAAGAACATTTCAATTAACAACACAAGTAAGCGGCAGAGCAGGCAGAAGAGAAAAAAAAGGTAAAGTAGTTATACAAGCCAGAAATGTTGAGTTACCTATTTTAAAAGACATCATCAGCAACAACTATTTAAAATTCTATGATGAAGAGATTCGAGAAAGGGAAATGCACCGATACCCTCCATTTACGAGACTAATAGGTATTAGAATTAAAAATAAAGACAAAAATCTATCGCACAGGGCCGCTAACAGACTTAGTAACTTGCTAAAGGAACAGCTTGGAAGCCAAAGGGTGCTTGGCCCACAAGAGCCGGTGATTAATAAAATAAGAAATGAATATTTGGTAGAACTGCTTATAAAGCTTGAAAGAGGCAGCATTGACCTTAATAAAGTAAAACAAATCATCCAGAACTGTTCAAATGAAATACTTAACGAAAAAGATCTGAAATCATCTAAAATAGTTTTTGACGTTGATCCGTATTAG
- a CDS encoding YdeI/OmpD-associated family protein, protein MNVDEYLKVNRAHQQELTLLRGILLSCGLKETIKWGMPVYTIGGKNIVGMSSFKSYFGLWFFQGALLKDSHNVLVNAQDGKTKAMRQWRFTNSTEVDEELVKSYVMEAIKNQKAGKEIKPERKPLIIPDLLVEALNDDQSLKKAFEKFTLSKQREFADYIKDAKQEQTKLARLKKIKPYILSGTGLNDKYKK, encoded by the coding sequence ATGAATGTTGACGAATACCTAAAAGTAAATAGGGCGCACCAACAGGAACTCACGTTATTGAGGGGAATTTTACTTTCCTGTGGCCTGAAAGAAACAATAAAGTGGGGCATGCCTGTTTACACAATTGGCGGTAAAAATATTGTAGGTATGAGCTCCTTTAAATCTTATTTTGGCTTATGGTTCTTTCAGGGCGCACTATTAAAAGATTCTCATAATGTTCTGGTAAATGCACAGGATGGTAAAACAAAAGCCATGAGGCAATGGCGCTTTACCAATAGCACGGAAGTTGATGAGGAACTGGTAAAGAGCTATGTAATGGAGGCAATAAAAAATCAAAAAGCCGGCAAAGAAATAAAACCGGAAAGAAAGCCGTTGATTATTCCTGACTTATTAGTTGAAGCATTAAATGACGATCAGAGTTTAAAGAAAGCTTTTGAAAAGTTTACACTCTCTAAACAACGTGAATTTGCTGATTACATTAAAGATGCTAAACAGGAGCAAACCAAATTAGCTAGATTAAAGAAAATTAAACCTTACATACTTTCTGGAACAGGATTAAATGACAAATACAAAAAGTAA
- a CDS encoding thioredoxin domain-containing protein has protein sequence MIKKLIILVTLSQFFGCKQEQEPSMSKNSKANHLINSSSPYLLQHAYNPVEWYPWGEEALKKAKAEDKPILVSIGYSSCHWCHVMERESFENDSIAALMNKHFINIKVDREERPDVDQIYMDAVQAMGQNGGWPLNVFLTPDQKPFYGGTYFPPQGWAQLLQNVAQAFATKRKEIDASADQLTDALSTSELIKYNLTSNENGFSKEQVDSLYQKLLKRFDKKRGGFDRAPKFPMPGNWQLLLEYYHYTNDKAALDQLILTLDEIAKGGIYDQASGGFARYSVDADWLVPHFEKMLYDNGQLLSLYSNAYKLTKKPLYKKVVEQTVEWLQREMAEGNGGFYSALDADSEGVEGKFYVWTKAEFDDVVGKNSGLLSKYYNVTDTGNWEHGNNILHMTASDEQFAQKEGVTIEALNQIVNEGNELLLAARSKRVRPGLDDKVLSGWNGMSIKGLCDAYDAFGDDTFLELAVSNGQFIKNSMIEDGKLFRSFKNDKASIDGYLEDYAFVIDAFVALYQSTFDEVWIQEAKILMEYINTNFYDSDENFYHFTDNQSEKLIARKKEVFDNVIPSSNSQMARNLYVLGIILDNDTYKSRAHSMASAVAKLCVEEPAYTYNWCSLNSMFAYQTAEIVIVGNEAEKFREDIASRYLPNKVLLGSKQESELPLLKGKSLKNGQTTIFVCYNKTCKLPVTDVESALKQLK, from the coding sequence ATGATCAAAAAACTCATCATTCTTGTTACCTTATCACAGTTTTTTGGTTGTAAACAAGAACAAGAGCCCTCTATGAGTAAAAATTCCAAAGCCAATCACCTTATAAATTCATCCAGTCCTTATTTATTGCAGCACGCCTATAATCCTGTGGAATGGTATCCGTGGGGAGAAGAAGCATTAAAAAAAGCGAAGGCAGAAGATAAACCAATTTTAGTAAGTATTGGTTATTCATCATGCCATTGGTGCCATGTGATGGAAAGAGAGTCGTTTGAAAATGATTCTATTGCCGCCCTTATGAATAAGCACTTTATTAACATTAAAGTAGATAGAGAAGAGCGGCCGGATGTAGATCAAATTTATATGGATGCCGTGCAGGCGATGGGACAAAACGGTGGTTGGCCCTTGAATGTTTTTCTCACACCCGATCAAAAACCATTTTATGGGGGCACCTATTTTCCACCCCAAGGTTGGGCACAACTTTTACAAAATGTGGCACAAGCATTCGCAACCAAAAGAAAGGAAATAGATGCTTCCGCAGACCAACTAACTGATGCACTCTCTACCAGTGAATTGATAAAATACAACCTTACCTCCAATGAAAATGGTTTCTCCAAAGAACAGGTAGACAGTCTCTATCAAAAATTATTAAAACGGTTTGACAAAAAGAGAGGGGGGTTCGATCGTGCACCAAAATTTCCAATGCCCGGGAATTGGCAGTTATTACTAGAGTATTATCATTACACCAATGATAAGGCAGCACTCGATCAATTAATTCTCACATTGGATGAAATAGCCAAAGGTGGTATTTATGACCAAGCGAGTGGTGGTTTTGCACGATACTCAGTAGATGCCGACTGGCTGGTGCCACACTTTGAAAAAATGCTTTACGATAATGGCCAGTTGCTTAGCCTTTATTCTAATGCCTATAAACTCACAAAAAAACCTTTGTATAAAAAAGTGGTTGAACAAACGGTAGAATGGCTGCAGCGTGAAATGGCGGAAGGCAATGGAGGTTTCTATTCTGCGCTTGATGCTGACAGTGAAGGTGTAGAAGGTAAGTTTTATGTCTGGACTAAGGCTGAGTTTGATGATGTGGTAGGAAAAAATTCAGGATTGCTTTCGAAGTATTACAATGTAACAGATACAGGCAATTGGGAGCATGGAAACAACATTCTGCATATGACTGCCAGTGACGAACAGTTCGCTCAGAAAGAAGGCGTTACTATCGAAGCGTTAAATCAAATTGTAAATGAAGGTAATGAGCTATTATTAGCAGCAAGAAGCAAAAGAGTACGACCTGGTTTGGATGATAAGGTATTATCGGGCTGGAACGGAATGTCGATTAAAGGTCTATGTGACGCCTATGACGCTTTTGGTGATGACACATTTTTGGAATTGGCCGTTAGTAATGGACAATTCATTAAAAATTCTATGATAGAAGATGGCAAACTGTTTCGATCATTCAAAAATGATAAGGCCAGCATTGACGGGTACTTGGAAGACTATGCCTTTGTGATTGATGCATTTGTAGCGTTATATCAATCAACTTTTGATGAAGTATGGATTCAAGAAGCTAAAATACTCATGGAATATATAAATACTAATTTTTATGATTCAGATGAAAACTTCTACCATTTTACGGATAACCAATCCGAAAAATTAATTGCCAGAAAGAAGGAAGTTTTTGATAATGTAATACCTTCTTCAAACTCTCAAATGGCCAGAAACCTTTATGTGTTGGGAATCATCTTGGACAACGATACTTACAAATCAAGAGCCCATTCCATGGCATCTGCAGTAGCAAAATTATGCGTAGAAGAGCCTGCATATACTTACAATTGGTGTTCGTTAAATTCTATGTTTGCCTACCAAACCGCTGAAATTGTAATTGTCGGTAATGAAGCAGAAAAGTTTAGAGAAGATATTGCGAGTCGATACTTACCCAACAAAGTATTATTGGGAAGCAAACAGGAGAGTGAGCTCCCTTTACTAAAAGGTAAGAGCCTGAAAAATGGACAAACCACTATCTTCGTTTGTTATAATAAGACTTGTAAATTGCCAGTTACGGATGTTGAATCAGCTTTAAAACAATTGAAGTAA
- the surE gene encoding 5'/3'-nucleotidase SurE encodes MAKPLILVSNDDGITSRGIRLLVNVMKELGEVVVVAPDGPQSGMGHAITIGNTLRLEPNDLFGDVKAYECSGTPADCVKIAKHFVLKDRKPDLVVSGINHGSNTSISVLYSGTMSAAIEASLEGLPAIGFSLCDYSSDADLSHVSEYVKRIAKNVLDKGLTKGVALNVNFPPKRNESIRGIKICRQANATWQEDFDQRHDPNGRRYFWMAGNFVNHDKGEDNDEWAIANNYVSVVPCQYDMTAHHAILHLNEDWDDIS; translated from the coding sequence ATGGCAAAACCACTGATACTTGTTTCCAATGATGATGGAATAACCTCAAGGGGAATTAGATTACTAGTTAATGTGATGAAAGAACTGGGGGAGGTAGTAGTAGTCGCTCCAGATGGCCCTCAAAGCGGCATGGGGCATGCTATAACTATAGGTAATACTTTGAGATTGGAACCTAATGATTTGTTTGGCGATGTGAAGGCCTATGAATGCAGCGGAACCCCTGCCGATTGCGTTAAAATTGCCAAGCATTTTGTATTAAAAGACAGAAAACCTGATTTAGTAGTAAGCGGTATTAATCATGGAAGTAATACCTCAATCAGTGTGTTGTATAGTGGAACCATGTCGGCTGCTATTGAAGCTTCGTTGGAAGGCTTGCCTGCCATAGGCTTTTCTTTATGCGATTACTCCTCAGATGCGGATTTATCTCACGTAAGTGAATATGTAAAACGCATTGCAAAAAATGTGTTAGATAAAGGCCTTACGAAAGGTGTAGCATTAAATGTGAACTTTCCTCCCAAGAGGAACGAATCTATTAGAGGAATTAAGATTTGCAGACAGGCAAATGCTACGTGGCAAGAGGATTTTGATCAAAGGCACGATCCCAATGGTCGCAGATATTTCTGGATGGCCGGTAACTTTGTAAATCACGACAAAGGTGAGGATAATGACGAATGGGCCATTGCTAACAACTATGTTTCAGTAGTGCCATGCCAATATGATATGACAGCCCATCATGCGATTTTACATTTGAATGAAGATTGGGACGATATCAGTTAA
- a CDS encoding bifunctional 3,4-dihydroxy-2-butanone-4-phosphate synthase/GTP cyclohydrolase II, translating to MQDIQLNTIEEALEDIKNGKVIIVVDDEDRENEGDFICAAECITPEIVNFMATHGRGLICVPLIESRCEELDLELMVGKNTAAFETPFTVSVDLIGHGCTTGISAHDRFKTIKALVDPETDPKELGKPGHIFPLRAKSGGVLRRAGHTEAAIDFARLAGFRPAGVLVEIMNEDGSMARLPDLVHVAEKFNLKLVSIQDLIKYRVEKESLITKEVSDVHMPTEHGDFQLHVYQQKNTGENHIALVKGEWDENETVMVRVHSSCVTGDIFGSCRCDCGGQLHGAMEMVEKEGKGVIIYMNQEGRGIGLVNKLKAYKLQEEGLDTVEANLKLGFEMDQRDYGVGAQILRDIGVRKIKLISNNPKKRVGLIGYGLEIVENIGIEIAPNQHNHKYLETKRDKMGHQILKK from the coding sequence ATGCAAGACATACAACTGAATACGATAGAGGAAGCGTTAGAAGACATTAAAAATGGAAAAGTAATCATTGTAGTAGACGATGAAGACCGCGAGAATGAAGGTGATTTTATTTGTGCTGCGGAATGTATTACGCCTGAGATAGTAAACTTTATGGCTACGCATGGTAGAGGCCTAATTTGTGTACCCTTAATTGAAAGCAGGTGTGAGGAGTTAGACCTGGAATTAATGGTAGGGAAAAATACAGCGGCCTTCGAAACTCCTTTTACTGTATCGGTTGATTTAATTGGACACGGCTGCACCACAGGTATTTCTGCGCATGACAGATTTAAGACCATTAAGGCTCTTGTAGACCCTGAAACTGACCCCAAAGAATTAGGTAAGCCTGGTCATATATTTCCGCTTAGAGCGAAGTCTGGTGGAGTTCTTAGAAGGGCAGGCCACACGGAGGCCGCTATCGATTTTGCCAGGCTTGCAGGATTTAGACCGGCTGGTGTATTGGTGGAGATTATGAATGAAGATGGTTCCATGGCAAGGTTGCCTGACTTAGTACATGTAGCTGAGAAATTCAACTTGAAGCTGGTAAGTATTCAGGACCTGATTAAGTACAGAGTAGAAAAAGAAAGCCTCATCACAAAAGAGGTTTCTGATGTGCACATGCCTACCGAGCATGGTGATTTTCAATTGCATGTATATCAGCAAAAAAATACAGGAGAAAATCATATTGCTTTGGTAAAAGGGGAGTGGGATGAAAACGAAACGGTCATGGTGCGAGTACACTCATCGTGTGTTACTGGTGATATTTTTGGCTCTTGCCGATGTGATTGTGGAGGCCAGCTACACGGTGCCATGGAAATGGTAGAAAAAGAGGGGAAAGGTGTAATCATTTACATGAATCAGGAAGGAAGAGGCATTGGCTTGGTAAATAAACTGAAGGCATATAAACTCCAGGAAGAAGGGCTTGATACTGTAGAAGCGAATCTTAAACTTGGTTTTGAGATGGATCAACGTGATTATGGTGTGGGAGCACAGATTCTTAGAGATATTGGAGTGAGAAAGATTAAATTGATTTCTAACAATCCTAAAAAGCGAGTAGGTTTAATTGGTTATGGGTTAGAAATTGTGGAGAACATCGGCATAGAGATTGCTCCTAATCAGCATAACCATAAATATCTCGAAACAAAGCGAGATAAAATGGGTCACCAAATCCTTAAAAAATAG
- a CDS encoding sterol desaturase family protein, producing the protein MNEIISQLPSPIEVLMDPVSFIVYLILGALFIWETLLPARELPSIKYWKIRGLTFFLVYILFTTYVPILWDGYLASYQLFNLSHWSVGSQVISGIILFELIQYGWHLSMHKSNFLFRVSHQLHHSAERLDVPSAFMFSFNDMIGLSLVSSLSFTLLMGLSPQAITIILLSITFMGVFQHANINTPQWLGYIIQRPESHSLHHAKGIHGYNYTDLPIIDMIFGTFKNPKSFCAESGYYLGASNKVIDMLKFKDITNAHTSNN; encoded by the coding sequence ATGAATGAAATTATCTCACAACTACCATCTCCAATAGAGGTACTCATGGACCCTGTATCTTTTATTGTCTATTTAATTTTAGGTGCACTTTTTATATGGGAAACGCTTCTACCAGCGAGGGAATTACCAAGCATTAAGTATTGGAAAATACGAGGCCTCACCTTCTTTCTTGTTTACATCTTATTTACAACATACGTTCCAATTCTTTGGGATGGATATTTAGCATCTTACCAGCTTTTTAATTTAAGTCATTGGAGTGTTGGGAGCCAAGTGATATCTGGAATTATACTATTTGAATTAATTCAATACGGCTGGCATTTATCGATGCATAAATCAAACTTTCTATTCAGAGTTTCGCATCAGTTGCATCACAGTGCCGAACGCCTTGACGTACCAAGTGCATTCATGTTTAGCTTCAATGATATGATTGGCCTTTCATTAGTAAGTTCACTAAGTTTTACATTGTTGATGGGCTTATCGCCACAAGCTATCACTATTATTTTACTCAGCATAACTTTTATGGGCGTATTTCAACACGCAAATATTAATACGCCCCAATGGCTGGGTTATATTATACAAAGGCCTGAAAGCCATTCCTTACATCATGCTAAAGGAATACACGGATATAATTATACTGATTTACCAATCATTGACATGATTTTTGGAACCTTTAAAAATCCTAAATCATTTTGTGCTGAGTCTGGTTATTATCTTGGTGCTTCAAACAAAGTTATTGATATGCTTAAGTTTAAAGATATTACTAATGCGCATACCAGTAATAATTAG
- a CDS encoding GNAT family N-acetyltransferase, with amino-acid sequence MTNTKSNIRPYKSEDFDQLISIFKLNTPTYFDPKEVVDFENYLIQEPDNHYVIESDGEVKGCCGYKIDDRNSGHITWIFFHPDTQGKGMGQKIVNFCLDKIAEQANVHSVVVRTSQLAHKFFEKFDFKLEYIKNDFWGKGLDLYYMTKETS; translated from the coding sequence ATGACAAATACAAAAAGTAATATCAGGCCTTATAAAAGCGAGGATTTCGATCAACTCATTTCAATTTTCAAATTAAATACACCCACTTATTTTGATCCTAAAGAAGTGGTAGATTTTGAAAACTATTTAATACAAGAGCCTGACAATCATTACGTTATTGAAAGTGATGGTGAAGTTAAAGGCTGCTGTGGCTATAAAATTGACGATAGAAATTCAGGCCACATTACATGGATATTTTTTCATCCGGATACTCAGGGAAAAGGTATGGGACAAAAAATTGTCAATTTTTGCCTCGATAAAATTGCCGAACAAGCCAATGTTCACAGTGTGGTTGTAAGAACTTCTCAGCTTGCTCATAAATTCTTTGAAAAGTTCGATTTCAAACTTGAGTATATTAAAAACGATTTTTGGGGCAAAGGCCTTGACCTTTACTATATGACTAAAGAAACTTCTTAA
- a CDS encoding DUF6048 family protein, with protein sequence MKQNLQHTFNLALLLLALPLASYSQDSLRLAKPDSIRTVRVLQATDSAQLQNKSTTDTAKVELTKAAEQEQANKSKAKKEKLPKSDTARIKITSGPQIYIDYGKLLTLPSEFEQKFEIGLAYQFKNRFQPNFHFGIATIQPDAAIENGEYTSEGSYWRAGVNYLVPLDQINRLFIGVRYAQSEFNDSGSYEITSELWPTFTESFERDGFAADWFELVLGSEKMFKNGHLLLGGEAGVRFINEKDEAEFIDIYTIPGYGLTSNQSSPFINLYVKYQF encoded by the coding sequence ATGAAGCAGAACTTACAGCATACTTTTAATCTGGCATTACTGCTGTTAGCGCTGCCTCTAGCTAGTTACAGTCAGGATAGCTTGCGTTTAGCAAAGCCAGATAGCATTAGAACAGTTAGAGTATTACAAGCCACTGATAGTGCCCAACTCCAAAACAAAAGCACCACTGACACTGCTAAAGTTGAATTAACTAAGGCTGCAGAACAGGAGCAGGCGAATAAAAGCAAGGCCAAGAAAGAAAAGCTTCCTAAAAGCGACACTGCCAGAATAAAAATTACGAGTGGGCCTCAGATATATATTGATTATGGAAAGCTTTTAACATTACCTTCAGAATTTGAGCAAAAATTTGAAATTGGGTTAGCATATCAGTTTAAAAATAGGTTTCAACCTAATTTTCATTTTGGTATTGCAACAATACAACCAGATGCTGCCATTGAAAATGGCGAATATACCTCCGAAGGAAGTTATTGGCGGGCGGGTGTCAACTATCTCGTTCCGCTTGATCAGATTAATAGATTATTTATTGGGGTACGGTATGCACAATCTGAATTCAACGATTCTGGAAGCTATGAGATTACCAGCGAATTATGGCCTACGTTTACCGAAAGTTTTGAACGTGATGGTTTTGCTGCCGATTGGTTTGAACTTGTGCTAGGCTCAGAAAAAATGTTTAAGAATGGCCATCTGTTATTAGGTGGTGAAGCTGGTGTTCGCTTTATCAACGAGAAAGATGAAGCAGAGTTTATTGACATCTACACTATTCCGGGTTATGGACTAACCTCCAATCAAAGCAGCCCATTTATAAATTTGTATGTCAAATATCAGTTTTAA